In a single window of the Streptomyces sp. NBC_00285 genome:
- a CDS encoding ABC transporter — MSGALVVAVARTVPWRAIGAGAVVGLLVVGLPRMLSVPPDAWLGLNLLRAAALVFALGLTFLLDDPARRLTAPVPTRRWVRTGLRVVLVAPVAALWWAVVLALLPRQARPPLGAITLEAAATAVLALAAAAVAVRVTDEPEPGPSVAAGLLTLAILTPTLLPSRWDLFVPVADPHWDAAHVRWAVLLGFAALLWVCCGPEPLRRRWMVRRP, encoded by the coding sequence GTGAGCGGGGCCCTGGTGGTGGCCGTGGCCCGCACCGTGCCGTGGCGGGCGATCGGTGCCGGGGCGGTCGTGGGTCTGCTGGTCGTCGGTCTGCCACGCATGCTGTCGGTACCGCCCGACGCGTGGCTCGGCCTCAACCTTCTCCGGGCCGCCGCTCTCGTCTTCGCCCTCGGGCTGACGTTCCTCCTGGACGACCCGGCCCGCCGCCTCACCGCCCCCGTGCCCACCCGGCGTTGGGTGCGGACCGGTCTGCGGGTCGTGCTGGTGGCGCCGGTCGCCGCACTGTGGTGGGCGGTGGTGCTGGCGCTGCTGCCGCGACAGGCTCGCCCTCCCCTCGGCGCGATCACCCTGGAGGCGGCGGCGACCGCCGTCCTCGCGCTGGCCGCCGCGGCCGTCGCCGTCCGCGTCACCGACGAACCCGAACCGGGCCCCTCGGTGGCGGCGGGCCTGCTGACCCTCGCGATCCTCACCCCGACCCTGCTGCCAAGCCGCTGGGACCTGTTCGTGCCGGTGGCGGACCCCCACTGGGATGCGGCGCACGTGCGATGGGCGGTGCTGCTCGGGTTCGCTGCGCTGCTGTGGGTGTGCTGCGGGCCGGAGCCCTTGCGGCGGCGGTGGATGGTGAGGCGGCCGTAG
- a CDS encoding ABC transporter permease, whose product MSLATKTAAESAVVHEDAPRSSWAAVFALARFEARDLLRYISVLVTLLLYVGYTAWTLFHEKEGMDAFPALQDTDRGTQAGPLLLGIALFVCVNRCTLRSRRRGTDRQFDVLLMEPWRRTVAHVLSVVPFAALTALVVLGEFVRQALRSGAVGHGSPAELAVGPLYVLLCGALGVLLARLVPTTFAAPFGVISLFVLGTFVSAGWPQWLSPIVDESSSGTVLPSDLIGRPAGWHALYLTGLILLLALCAVLVSGGRALYLKAGAAGALALTLAGAVGQSGGVSPELTAAREQASVSPQKDQSCVKHGGSTYCAFPEWTGRAGTWADTVDRVQSLAGGTAARQPLLVRQRVDARYGLTGDAALDPLTTPHQVTVSTRWGGNRISEFAVAVGYVLVAGDESKGGELCDGRVVTTMWLALGGAAHPLTDLADVRIDDSTTGSAIVRAPTDGLSMSAGQTDVVRELLTRPRADVTASVKQHWTELTAPGVSTAQVARALGVKAPKGAKDCADE is encoded by the coding sequence ATGAGCCTGGCCACGAAGACGGCGGCCGAGTCCGCCGTCGTGCACGAGGACGCCCCGCGGAGCTCCTGGGCGGCCGTGTTCGCCCTCGCCCGCTTCGAGGCACGCGACCTGCTGCGGTACATCTCGGTGCTGGTGACCCTCCTGCTGTACGTCGGCTACACCGCCTGGACGCTGTTCCACGAGAAGGAGGGCATGGACGCCTTCCCGGCGCTGCAGGACACCGACCGCGGCACCCAGGCCGGGCCCCTGCTGCTGGGCATCGCCCTGTTCGTGTGCGTCAACCGGTGCACACTGCGCTCCCGTCGGCGCGGCACCGACCGGCAGTTCGACGTGCTGCTCATGGAGCCGTGGCGGCGGACGGTCGCGCATGTGCTGTCGGTCGTGCCGTTCGCCGCGCTCACCGCGCTGGTCGTGCTCGGCGAGTTCGTCCGGCAGGCGCTGCGGTCGGGCGCGGTGGGCCACGGCTCACCGGCCGAACTCGCCGTCGGCCCCCTGTACGTGCTGCTGTGCGGCGCGCTCGGCGTGCTGCTCGCCCGGCTGGTCCCGACGACGTTCGCGGCACCGTTCGGTGTGATCTCCCTCTTCGTCCTCGGCACGTTCGTCTCCGCCGGGTGGCCGCAATGGCTGTCACCGATCGTGGACGAGTCGAGCAGCGGCACGGTGCTCCCGTCGGACCTCATCGGCCGCCCCGCCGGCTGGCACGCGCTGTACCTCACCGGGCTGATCCTGCTGCTGGCGCTCTGCGCGGTCCTGGTGAGCGGCGGTCGGGCGCTGTATCTGAAGGCCGGGGCGGCGGGCGCGCTCGCGCTGACGCTGGCCGGGGCGGTGGGCCAGTCCGGAGGCGTGTCACCGGAGTTGACCGCCGCCCGTGAACAGGCCTCGGTCTCCCCGCAGAAGGACCAGTCCTGTGTGAAGCACGGTGGCTCGACGTACTGCGCCTTCCCCGAGTGGACCGGCCGCGCGGGCACCTGGGCGGACACCGTGGACCGCGTCCAGTCCCTGGCCGGCGGTACGGCCGCCCGGCAGCCCCTGCTCGTACGGCAGCGGGTCGACGCCCGGTACGGCCTCACCGGCGACGCGGCGCTCGACCCGCTCACCACTCCGCACCAGGTGACCGTGAGCACGCGGTGGGGAGGCAACCGGATCTCCGAGTTCGCCGTCGCGGTCGGCTATGTGCTGGTCGCCGGTGACGAGTCGAAGGGCGGGGAGCTGTGCGACGGACGGGTGGTCACCACGATGTGGCTGGCCCTGGGGGGCGCCGCCCACCCGCTCACCGACCTCGCCGACGTCCGCATCGACGACAGCACCACCGGCTCGGCGATCGTCCGCGCCCCGACCGACGGGCTGTCCATGTCGGCCGGACAGACCGATGTCGTACGGGAGTTGCTGACCCGCCCTCGCGCCGACGTCACGGCGTCCGTGAAGCAGCACTGGACCGAACTGACCGCACCGGGCGTCTCGACGGCCCAGGTGGCGCGAGCGCTGGGCGTCAAGGCGCCGAAGGGGGCGAAGGACTGTGCGGACGAGTGA
- a CDS encoding ABC transporter ATP-binding protein, with protein sequence MTATVSASGLHLRYGGTRALDDVSLRLTPGVTGLLGPNGAGKTTLLRVLATSVPADRGAFTVLGHDPGTSRGRQEVRRSLGYLPQTPGLHPDFSAFEFVDYVAILKELTDRTARHREVRRVLDVVDLGDVRGRRIKKLSGGMRQRVALAAALVGDPGFLVLDEPTVGLDPEQRMRFREMIAQAGEGRTVLLSTHQTEDVAMLCHRVLVMARGRILFEGTPADLTARAAGRVWSSTERAPDAKAGWRTGTGSFRNVGDPPARADLLEPTLEDGYLLTLDDTGTDTEVAAA encoded by the coding sequence ATGACCGCCACCGTCTCCGCCTCCGGGCTTCATCTCCGCTACGGCGGCACCCGCGCCCTCGACGACGTGTCCCTGCGGCTCACCCCGGGTGTGACCGGACTGCTCGGGCCCAACGGGGCCGGAAAAACCACCCTGTTGAGGGTGCTCGCCACCTCCGTGCCCGCCGACCGGGGCGCCTTCACCGTCCTCGGCCACGACCCCGGCACCTCGCGCGGCCGCCAGGAGGTCCGCCGTTCGCTCGGCTACCTGCCCCAGACCCCCGGCCTCCACCCGGACTTCAGCGCCTTCGAGTTTGTCGACTACGTGGCGATCCTCAAGGAACTCACCGACCGCACCGCACGCCACCGCGAGGTGCGCCGGGTCCTGGACGTGGTCGACCTCGGGGACGTCCGCGGCCGCCGCATCAAGAAGCTGTCCGGCGGGATGCGGCAACGGGTCGCACTCGCCGCCGCCCTCGTCGGTGACCCCGGCTTCCTCGTCCTCGACGAGCCGACCGTCGGCCTCGACCCCGAACAGCGCATGCGGTTCAGGGAGATGATCGCCCAGGCCGGAGAGGGCCGTACCGTGCTCCTGTCCACCCACCAGACCGAGGACGTGGCGATGCTCTGCCACCGCGTCCTGGTCATGGCCCGCGGCCGCATCCTCTTCGAGGGCACCCCCGCCGACCTCACCGCCCGCGCCGCCGGCCGGGTGTGGAGCAGCACCGAACGCGCCCCGGACGCCAAGGCGGGCTGGCGCACCGGCACCGGGTCCTTCCGCAACGTCGGCGACCCGCCCGCCCGCGCCGACCTCCTCGAACCCACCCTGGAGGACGGCTACCTGCTCACCCTCGACGACACGGGCACGGACACGGAGGTGGCGGCCGCATGA
- a CDS encoding zf-HC2 domain-containing protein: protein MSTWHVAEEDLRAYAQGELTAPLLWSADTHLAACAQCRALLADVGDPVALDAGWERLDAELDAPRPGWVEALLTRVGIADHTARLLAATPVLRRSWLAAVTFLLLATVGVVHTAGSPTLFLALAPLLPLAGVALSYGPTLDPTYEMAVVAPMHGFRLLMIRTLAVLVAGLGLNGLATLALPGYGLRALAWLLPALALTATGLALTPRLGPVLAPSLVGGAWVAVLLAAQAAQQTAADPLAPFTAAGQGVAGAVAALAAGLLFLVRDRFDLFNGSAE, encoded by the coding sequence ATGAGTACCTGGCATGTGGCCGAAGAAGATCTACGGGCTTACGCCCAGGGCGAGTTGACCGCCCCCCTGCTCTGGTCCGCCGACACCCACCTCGCCGCGTGCGCCCAGTGCCGCGCTCTGCTCGCCGACGTCGGCGACCCGGTCGCGCTGGACGCCGGATGGGAACGGCTGGACGCCGAACTGGACGCGCCCCGGCCGGGATGGGTCGAGGCGCTGCTGACGCGGGTCGGGATCGCCGACCACACCGCGCGGCTGCTCGCGGCCACACCGGTGCTCAGGCGCTCCTGGCTGGCCGCGGTGACGTTCCTGCTGCTGGCGACCGTCGGCGTGGTGCACACGGCCGGCTCGCCGACCCTGTTCCTCGCCCTCGCGCCGCTGCTGCCGCTGGCCGGCGTGGCGCTGTCCTACGGCCCGACGCTCGACCCGACCTACGAGATGGCCGTCGTCGCGCCCATGCACGGCTTCCGCCTGCTGATGATCCGCACGCTCGCCGTGCTGGTCGCGGGCCTCGGCCTGAACGGGCTCGCCACCCTCGCCCTGCCCGGCTACGGCCTGCGCGCACTGGCCTGGCTGCTGCCCGCCCTCGCCCTCACCGCGACCGGCCTCGCACTCACCCCCCGGCTCGGCCCGGTGCTCGCGCCGTCCCTGGTCGGCGGCGCCTGGGTCGCCGTACTGCTCGCCGCGCAGGCCGCGCAACAGACCGCCGCCGACCCGCTCGCGCCGTTCACCGCGGCCGGACAGGGCGTCGCCGGGGCCGTCGCCGCGCTCGCCGCCGGGCTGCTCTTCCTCGTCCGTGACCGCTTCGACCTCTTCAACGGGAGCGCCGAATGA
- a CDS encoding RNA polymerase sigma factor — protein MRETRSDGELLRAIAADGDRRAFEELYRRYAPWLLARLRGRCADAGVVDDVVQETFLAVWRGTARYREEGDVAGWLWRIGSRRLIDALRGDGARGRLRQTLSRLRHRDEASAEERVLAGVEHGDLAGALVQLSPELRAVLQATVIDGLTTREAAVLLGIPPGTVKTRAMRARKQLREALA, from the coding sequence GTGAGGGAAACACGAAGCGACGGAGAGCTGCTGCGGGCCATCGCCGCCGACGGCGACCGGCGCGCCTTCGAGGAGCTGTACCGGCGGTACGCGCCCTGGCTGCTCGCGCGGCTGCGCGGCCGGTGCGCGGACGCGGGGGTCGTCGACGACGTCGTACAGGAGACGTTCCTCGCGGTGTGGCGGGGGACCGCCCGCTATCGCGAGGAAGGCGATGTGGCCGGATGGCTGTGGCGGATCGGCTCGCGGCGGCTCATCGACGCCCTGCGCGGCGACGGGGCGCGGGGACGGCTCCGCCAGACCCTGTCCCGGCTGCGGCACCGGGACGAGGCGTCCGCGGAGGAACGCGTGCTCGCGGGGGTGGAGCACGGAGACCTCGCGGGCGCCCTCGTCCAGCTCTCACCGGAGCTGCGGGCGGTCCTGCAGGCGACGGTCATCGACGGACTGACCACCCGCGAGGCCGCCGTCCTGCTGGGCATCCCGCCCGGCACGGTCAAGACCCGGGCGATGCGGGCCCGCAAGCAGTTGAGGGAGGCGTTGGCATGA
- a CDS encoding GntR family transcriptional regulator yields the protein MVEYRIDRRSGVATYMQIVQQTKQALRLGLLEPGDKLPTAREVVEATAINPNTVLKAYRELEREGLVEARRGLGTFVRRTLGAHSADTPLRTELDDWAKRARSAGLGREDVDAFFTAVLDEHFPKGDQ from the coding sequence GTGGTCGAGTACCGCATCGACCGGCGCTCCGGCGTCGCCACCTACATGCAGATCGTCCAGCAGACCAAGCAGGCCCTACGGCTGGGCCTGCTCGAACCCGGGGACAAGCTCCCCACGGCCCGTGAGGTCGTGGAGGCCACCGCCATCAACCCGAACACCGTGCTCAAGGCGTACCGCGAACTGGAGCGGGAGGGCCTGGTGGAGGCCCGGCGCGGCCTCGGCACCTTCGTCCGCAGAACGCTCGGCGCCCACAGCGCCGACACCCCGCTGCGCACCGAACTCGACGACTGGGCCAAGCGGGCCCGGTCCGCGGGCCTCGGGCGCGAGGACGTCGACGCGTTCTTCACCGCCGTACTCGACGAGCACTTCCCGAAGGGGGACCAGTGA
- a CDS encoding ABC transporter ATP-binding protein, protein MSSTSTIPAAALEASGLGKRYGRKGAALDGCSFRLPAGRISALVGPNGAGKSTLLAIAAGLLRPTAGTLAVLGGAPGNARDRIAYLAQNKPLYPQLTIAETLRMGAELNPVRWNAARAARIVEQGDLDPASRIRGLSGGQRTRVALALALGKGPDLMLLDEPMADLDPLARHELMGTLMADAADRGTTVLMSSHIVAELADACDHLLFLGDGRVRLGGGIDDLLTAHTLVTGRGTPADLTRAGHTVIESRTAGRGLTALIRRDGPVGEGWATQTPSLEELLLAHLRAPEAPALLTPSTTLTPEAVTA, encoded by the coding sequence GTGAGTTCCACCAGCACCATCCCGGCCGCCGCCCTGGAGGCGTCCGGCCTGGGCAAGCGGTACGGCAGGAAGGGAGCCGCCCTCGACGGCTGCTCCTTCCGGCTCCCCGCAGGCCGCATCAGCGCGCTCGTCGGCCCCAACGGCGCCGGAAAGTCCACCCTCCTCGCGATAGCGGCCGGTCTGCTGCGGCCCACCGCCGGCACCCTCGCCGTCCTCGGCGGGGCACCCGGCAACGCCCGCGACCGGATCGCCTACCTCGCCCAGAACAAACCGCTGTACCCCCAGCTGACCATCGCCGAGACCCTGCGCATGGGCGCCGAGCTCAACCCGGTCCGCTGGAACGCCGCCCGCGCCGCCCGGATCGTCGAGCAGGGCGACCTCGACCCGGCGTCCCGGATCCGCGGGCTCTCCGGCGGCCAGCGCACCCGCGTCGCGCTCGCCCTCGCCCTCGGCAAGGGACCCGACCTGATGCTCCTCGACGAGCCGATGGCCGACCTCGACCCGCTCGCCCGGCACGAACTCATGGGAACCCTGATGGCGGACGCCGCCGACCGCGGCACCACCGTCCTCATGTCCTCGCACATCGTCGCGGAACTCGCCGACGCCTGCGACCACCTGCTGTTCCTGGGCGACGGCCGGGTCCGGCTCGGCGGCGGCATCGACGACCTGCTCACCGCACACACCCTGGTCACCGGCCGCGGCACCCCCGCCGACCTCACCCGGGCCGGGCACACCGTCATCGAGTCCCGTACGGCCGGCCGCGGCCTGACCGCGCTGATCCGCCGCGACGGCCCGGTCGGCGAGGGCTGGGCGACCCAGACACCCTCCCTGGAGGAACTGCTGCTCGCCCACCTCCGGGCCCCCGAGGCCCCCGCCCTGCTCACCCCCAGCACCACCCTGACCCCCGAGGCGGTGACCGCATGA
- a CDS encoding RNA degradosome polyphosphate kinase — protein sequence MSQSNTQAEVQHVQPSVGSIAAHRPHTVSATVSDLEPDLDADLDAYEEIPVDGAAQLPQGRFLDRERSWLAFNERVLELAEDPNTPLLERANFLAIFASNLDEFFMVRVAGLKRRIATGVATRSASGLQPREVLEMIWARSRELMARHAACYHEDIAPALAEEGVHLVRWNELQEKEQARLFTLFRHQIFPVLTPLAVDPAHPFPYISGLSLNLAVIVRNPVNGKRHFARVKVPPLLSRFLESSPGRYVPIEDVIGAHLEELFPGMEVLEHHTFRVTRNEDLEVEEDDAENLLQALERELMRRRFGPPVRLEVEESIDREVLDLLVRELKISEAEVYPLPGPLDLTGLFRIASLDRPELKYRKFVAGVHRDLAEVESASSPDIFAALRARDVLLHHPYDSFSTSVQAFLQQAAEDDDVLAIKQTLYRTSGDSPIVDALIDAAEAGKQVLVLVEIKARFDEHANIKWARKLEEAGCHVVYGLVGLKTHCKLSLVVRQEGDTLRRYCHVGTGNYHPKTARLYEDLGLLTADPQVGADLSDLFNRLSGYSRRETYRRLLVAPKSLRDGLISRVNKEVQHHRAGRPAFIRIKVNSLVDEALIDSLYRASQAGVPVDVWVRGICAIRPGVTGLSENIRVRSILGRFLEHSRVFAFGNGGEPEVWFGSADMMHRNLDRRIEALVRVTDPAHRASLNRLLETGMSDTTASWHLGPDGEWIRHATDADGGPLRNVQEMLIDARRRRRGTATP from the coding sequence ATGAGCCAGTCGAACACCCAGGCAGAGGTCCAGCACGTACAGCCCTCCGTGGGCTCCATAGCCGCGCACCGCCCGCACACCGTGTCGGCCACCGTCTCCGATCTCGAACCCGATCTCGACGCCGATCTCGACGCGTACGAGGAGATCCCCGTCGACGGTGCCGCCCAGCTCCCGCAGGGTCGTTTCCTCGACCGGGAACGCAGCTGGCTCGCGTTCAACGAACGCGTACTCGAACTCGCAGAGGACCCGAACACCCCGCTCCTGGAGCGCGCGAACTTCCTCGCGATCTTCGCCAGCAACCTCGACGAGTTCTTCATGGTCCGGGTGGCGGGACTGAAGCGCCGTATCGCCACCGGCGTCGCCACCCGCTCCGCCTCCGGCCTCCAGCCGCGCGAGGTGCTGGAGATGATCTGGGCCCGCTCCCGCGAGCTGATGGCCCGGCACGCCGCCTGCTACCACGAGGACATCGCCCCGGCCCTGGCCGAGGAGGGCGTCCACCTGGTCCGCTGGAACGAACTCCAGGAGAAGGAGCAGGCCCGCCTCTTCACCCTGTTCCGGCACCAGATCTTCCCGGTCCTGACCCCCCTCGCGGTCGACCCGGCGCACCCCTTCCCGTACATCTCCGGCCTGTCCCTGAACCTGGCCGTGATCGTGCGCAACCCGGTCAACGGCAAGCGCCACTTCGCCCGGGTCAAGGTCCCGCCGCTGCTGTCCCGCTTCCTGGAGTCCTCCCCCGGCCGCTACGTCCCCATCGAGGACGTCATCGGCGCCCACCTGGAGGAGCTGTTCCCGGGCATGGAGGTCCTGGAGCACCACACCTTCCGGGTCACCCGCAACGAGGACCTGGAGGTCGAGGAGGACGACGCCGAGAACCTCCTCCAGGCCCTGGAGCGGGAGCTCATGCGGCGCCGTTTCGGCCCCCCGGTGCGTCTGGAGGTCGAGGAGTCCATCGACCGCGAGGTGCTCGACCTGCTGGTGCGCGAGCTGAAGATCTCCGAGGCGGAGGTCTACCCGCTGCCCGGCCCCCTGGACCTCACGGGCCTCTTCCGGATCGCCTCCCTCGACCGGCCCGAGCTGAAGTACCGCAAGTTCGTGGCCGGCGTCCACCGCGACCTGGCCGAGGTCGAGTCGGCGTCCTCGCCGGACATCTTCGCCGCCCTGCGCGCCCGGGACGTACTGCTGCACCACCCCTACGACTCCTTCTCGACGTCGGTCCAGGCCTTCCTCCAGCAGGCGGCCGAGGACGACGACGTCCTCGCCATCAAGCAGACCCTGTACCGCACCTCGGGCGACTCCCCCATAGTCGACGCCCTCATCGACGCCGCCGAGGCCGGCAAGCAGGTCCTCGTCCTGGTCGAGATCAAGGCCCGCTTCGACGAGCACGCCAACATCAAGTGGGCGCGCAAACTGGAGGAGGCGGGCTGCCATGTCGTCTACGGCCTCGTCGGCCTGAAGACCCACTGCAAGCTGTCCCTGGTGGTCCGTCAGGAAGGCGACACGCTACGGCGGTACTGCCACGTCGGCACCGGCAACTACCACCCCAAGACGGCTCGGCTCTACGAGGACCTCGGCCTGCTCACCGCCGACCCGCAGGTGGGCGCGGACCTGTCCGACCTGTTCAACCGGCTGTCCGGCTACTCCCGCCGCGAGACCTACCGCCGCCTGCTGGTGGCACCCAAGTCCCTTCGCGACGGCCTCATTTCACGTGTGAACAAGGAAGTCCAGCACCACCGCGCAGGACGTCCGGCCTTCATCCGCATCAAGGTCAACTCGCTGGTGGACGAGGCGCTCATCGACTCCCTCTACCGCGCGTCCCAGGCGGGCGTGCCGGTCGACGTCTGGGTGCGCGGCATCTGCGCGATCCGCCCGGGCGTCACCGGCTTGTCCGAGAACATCCGGGTCCGCTCGATCCTCGGCCGGTTCCTCGAACACTCCCGGGTGTTCGCCTTCGGCAACGGCGGCGAGCCCGAGGTGTGGTTCGGCAGCGCCGACATGATGCACCGCAACCTCGACCGCCGTATCGAGGCGCTGGTGCGGGTGACGGACCCGGCCCACCGGGCGTCCCTCAACCGGCTGCTGGAGACCGGCATGTCCGACACCACGGCGTCCTGGCACCTCGGCCCGGACGGCGAGTGGATCCGGCACGCCACGGATGCGGACGGCGGGCCCCTGCGCAACGTCCAGGAGATGCTCATAGACGCCCGGAGGCGCCGGCGTGGCACAGCAACACCTTGA